A single window of Agromyces aureus DNA harbors:
- a CDS encoding YigZ family protein, protein MAAASGTYTTVAARVRTEIEIERSRFVCVLERVGDEDAAREVVAAVRAAEPKARHHCTAFVIGARGELVRSSDDGEPSGTAGQPMLEALRGEGLSDVVAVVSRYFGGLLLGTGGLVRAYTASVQASARAATRVTRSLRTTVEVHADYERGPSLEAELRRLGHVPLHVEYGAGMRIDVGVPPADTDAFAARIAELTGGAARVEPAATAYVDDPA, encoded by the coding sequence GCGCGCGTTCGGACGGAGATCGAGATCGAACGCTCGCGATTCGTCTGCGTGCTCGAACGCGTCGGCGACGAGGATGCCGCGCGCGAGGTCGTCGCGGCGGTGCGGGCGGCCGAGCCGAAGGCCCGACACCACTGCACCGCGTTCGTCATCGGCGCGCGCGGCGAGCTGGTGCGGTCGAGCGACGACGGCGAGCCCTCGGGGACGGCCGGACAGCCGATGCTCGAGGCGCTGCGCGGCGAAGGGCTCTCCGACGTCGTCGCCGTGGTCAGCCGGTACTTCGGCGGCCTGCTGCTCGGCACGGGCGGTCTCGTGCGCGCGTACACGGCCTCGGTGCAGGCGTCGGCACGGGCCGCGACACGGGTGACCCGCAGCCTCCGCACCACGGTCGAGGTGCACGCCGACTACGAACGCGGGCCGTCGCTCGAGGCCGAGCTGCGCCGCCTCGGCCACGTGCCGCTCCACGTCGAGTACGGCGCCGGCATGCGCATCGACGTCGGCGTGCCGCCCGCCGACACCGACGCCTTCGCCGCGCGCATCGCCGAGCTCACGGGCGGCGCGGCCCGCGTCGAGCCCGCGGCGACCGCGTACGTCGACGACCCGGCGTGA
- a CDS encoding DUF6121 family protein: protein MDPRRTAWVVAGFATALFAALVVCAYGFVSLLADVEVVADPAVGVLVVPVAVGASALAVLLTLGLRLARPERMAGTVALTALGSWLTLVIVAIIGHLVGSTGSVAASAAFGILFGLGWFGVVVPLAAAVAAVLAVLVARGRDDGMRRPRWPWERDEDE, encoded by the coding sequence ATGGATCCTCGTCGCACGGCCTGGGTCGTCGCGGGCTTCGCGACGGCGCTCTTCGCCGCGCTCGTCGTGTGCGCCTACGGGTTCGTGAGCCTGCTCGCCGATGTCGAGGTCGTCGCCGACCCCGCGGTCGGGGTGCTGGTCGTGCCCGTCGCCGTCGGGGCATCCGCTCTGGCCGTGCTGCTCACGCTCGGGCTGCGGCTCGCGCGACCCGAGCGCATGGCCGGCACGGTCGCGCTCACGGCGCTCGGCAGCTGGCTGACGCTCGTGATCGTCGCCATCATCGGGCACCTCGTCGGCTCGACCGGCAGCGTGGCCGCCAGCGCGGCGTTCGGCATCCTGTTCGGACTCGGTTGGTTCGGGGTGGTCGTGCCCCTCGCGGCGGCGGTCGCCGCCGTCCTCGCCGTGCTCGTCGCCCGCGGCCGCGACGACGGCATGCGTCGCCCGCGCTGGCCGTGGGAGCGCGACGAGGACGAGTGA